catattttcagttttttgtatAACATTGAAAACTTCaagtaaaaacttttattgtatATATCCCTTGTAATAATGCATCAAATTATCTGGAATTGGTCTTGAGTTAAAATTAGATGTTATGCCAGGTTTTTGCCACATACCCCCCCTTTTTTCTTGCATATTGTAATACTTACATGTGTACTCTTAGCGCCGCTGTCCACCAGCGCGTGCAGTCAGTTGTGCAGTTTTGCGGAGAACCATCCCCCGCTATGATGATATCACCGGGAGGAGAACAGACGCTGCTGCGTGTGTTGAAACCGtggattatttttaaacactgtCTCGCTTCAATCCGATATTATTTTTCGCTTTTTTATCATTCAGTTGGATTACTGTTGAATGAGATCCAGTCGTCGGGAAACATATTGGACATTTTGTTCAGGATCTATTCCTCTTTGTGTTGAATTTTGCGGGGGAAGCGTCGGATCAGAACAATGAGACGGCAAGTGCTGTTGTTTTCTGTGCTCCTTTTCTGCGGTTCTGCTTTTAGTCAGGTTACCTACTCGGTGCCTGAGGAAATGCCGAGCGGCTCTTTAGTTGGCAATATTGCTCAGGATTTGGGTTTGGATGTAAAACGACTGAAATCTGGCCGTGCTCGGGTGTACACGGGAGACAGCGCTGAGTACGTCGAGCTCAATAAAGACCGAGGACTCCTCCTTGTTAAAAACAGGATGGACAGAGAGGCCATTTGCAGACAAACGGTGCCCTGCgctttacattttcaaatcattctGGAAAACCCGATCGAGTTTTACAGTGTTACAGTCATAATTACTGACGTGAACGATAACCCCCCTACCTTTAAAACCGAGGAAGTCAGTTTTAAAATCAGCGAGTCCGCTGTGATCGGAGGGAAGTTTATATTGGAACGAGCTATAGATTTAGATGTCGGCAAAAATGGTCTTCAAAAATACGAGCTTACACCTACTGATAATTTTGTCCTAAAAAGGGACAATCAGGGTGATCGGACTGAGAAAACGGAAATGATTTTACAGAAACCCCTCGACAGAGAGAAGGAACAAGCAATATCTTTAGTTTTAACTGCTTTTGATGGGGGAGATCCGCAAATGTCTGGCACGATGCGGATTTTAATAACAGTGCTGGACAGTAATGACAACGCCCCCGTTTTTACGCAATCCACGTACACTGCCACCGTTTCTGAAAATTCACCTAAAGGAACTTTAGTGACCAAAGTCACTGCCTCAGATGCAGATGATGGAACAAATGGAAgaataaaatatacaataacAAATAGTTTAGATGAAGCTCACaccttttttctgataaatgaagACAATGGTGAGATCAGATTATCTGGAAAAATAGATTACGAAACAGCACGCAGCTATCATGTGAACATACGTGCCAGTGATGATGGCGGACTCACTGATTCATGTAAAGTTATTGTTGAGGTGATAGATCTAAACGACAACAGACC
The genomic region above belongs to Oryzias melastigma strain HK-1 unplaced genomic scaffold, ASM292280v2 sc03148, whole genome shotgun sequence and contains:
- the LOC112138804 gene encoding protocadherin beta-14 (The sequence of the model RefSeq protein was modified relative to this genomic sequence to represent the inferred CDS: added 30 bases not found in genome assembly), whose amino-acid sequence is MRRQVLLFSVLLFCGSAFSQVTYSVPEEMPSGSLVGNIAQDLGLDVKRLKSGRARVYTGDSAEYVELNKDRGLLLVKNRMDREAICRQTVPCALHFQIILENPIEFYSVTVIITDVNDNPPTFKTEEVSFKISESAVIGGKFILERAIDLDVGKNGLQKYELTPTDNFVLKRDNQGDRTEKTEMILQKPLDREKEQAISLVLTAFDGGDPQMSGTMRILITVLDSNDNAPVFTQSTYTATVSENSPKGTLVTKVTASDADDGTNGRIKYTITNSLDEAHTFFLINEDNGEIRLSGKIDYETARSYHVNIRASDDGGLTDSCKVIVEVIDLNDNRPTIDIMSKSSIIPEHSKVNTVVAMMNVQDPDSNENGKVKCAISDESPLRITSTSNNFYTLVTDSELDRETASEYNIT